One genomic window of Dethiosulfovibrio russensis includes the following:
- the mnmE gene encoding tRNA uridine-5-carboxymethylaminomethyl(34) synthesis GTPase MnmE, with translation MFGDTIAAISTAWGDAGISIIRMSGPDAFDFAGSLVRTFTPPEKIKYRIMYNGSLLDESGDSIDQVLIVLFQAPKSYTGEDLAEIHCHGGSLVAQRCLERCLQKGCRHADPGEFTRRAYENGRLDLSQAEAVNGIIHARSNEALRAANRTLQGELSRFVREIYDELLGLSAELEVGIDFPEEDVPYIEDQDVSDRMETLIQDLGDLLDRCTTGYLLREGIRVALVGCPNVGKSSLLNALLRESRAIVTSIPGTTRDVIEEVFTHKGIPLRLMDTAGLRETPSDEVEAMGIERTAKAIDESDVVLWILDGSEPLKIPDRSLTEKLSGKPHIVALNKSDLPKAFDETDIAELLPESWIIRISAQEKRGLDELKEAIVDLVSGTGTLDAGLNATARQVEEIRGAIESLKDGKGALDSYSDQTLAASSIKEARSALERLLGLQDDEALLDLVFSRFCVGK, from the coding sequence ATGTTCGGAGACACCATAGCAGCAATCTCCACGGCATGGGGGGATGCGGGCATCTCGATAATTCGGATGTCCGGCCCCGATGCCTTCGACTTCGCCGGGTCCCTCGTAAGGACCTTCACCCCGCCGGAGAAGATAAAGTACAGGATCATGTACAACGGATCGCTCCTGGACGAGAGCGGAGATTCCATCGATCAGGTGTTGATCGTCCTCTTTCAGGCTCCTAAGAGCTACACCGGCGAGGACCTGGCGGAGATACACTGCCATGGAGGAAGCCTGGTGGCACAGAGATGTCTCGAGAGATGTCTCCAGAAAGGCTGCCGTCACGCCGACCCCGGAGAGTTTACCAGAAGAGCCTACGAAAACGGCCGACTGGACCTGTCCCAGGCAGAGGCGGTAAACGGCATAATCCACGCCCGCAGCAACGAGGCGTTGAGGGCGGCCAACAGGACACTCCAAGGGGAGCTATCCCGGTTCGTCAGAGAGATATACGACGAGTTGCTGGGGTTGTCCGCCGAACTGGAGGTAGGCATAGACTTTCCCGAGGAGGACGTTCCCTACATAGAGGATCAGGATGTCTCCGACAGGATGGAGACACTCATTCAGGATCTGGGAGACCTGCTGGATCGCTGTACAACCGGATACCTCCTGAGAGAGGGTATAAGGGTAGCCTTGGTCGGGTGTCCCAACGTCGGGAAATCCTCCCTTCTCAATGCCCTGCTCAGGGAGAGCAGGGCCATAGTGACCTCCATACCGGGAACGACCAGAGACGTGATAGAGGAGGTCTTCACCCACAAGGGCATTCCTCTGAGATTGATGGATACGGCAGGGCTCAGGGAAACCCCGTCCGACGAGGTCGAGGCCATGGGAATAGAGAGGACGGCCAAGGCGATAGACGAGTCGGACGTCGTCCTATGGATACTGGACGGCAGCGAGCCCCTGAAGATACCGGACAGGTCTCTGACAGAAAAACTGTCGGGAAAACCTCACATAGTAGCACTGAACAAATCCGATCTCCCCAAGGCCTTCGACGAGACGGATATAGCGGAACTCCTGCCGGAATCCTGGATAATACGGATATCGGCACAGGAAAAACGGGGCCTCGACGAGCTGAAGGAGGCCATAGTGGACCTGGTATCGGGGACGGGAACTCTCGACGCGGGGCTCAACGCAACTGCCAGACAGGTGGAGGAGATAAGAGGCGCCATCGAATCCCTTAAGGACGGGAAGGGAGCCCTGGACTCCTACTCCGATCAGACCCTGGCCGCATCGAGCATCAAGGAGGCCCGATCGGCCCTGGAGAGGCTCTTAGGACTCCAGGACGACGAGGCATTGCTCGACCTCGTCTTCTCTCGATTCTGCGTCGGAAAATGA
- a CDS encoding PLP-dependent aminotransferase family protein, translated as MSDTIQGLLSQSAKGIKPSPIREMFHLIRKPGMISFAGGMPDPDIFPVEQFHQGADILLEEGRDILQYGVTEGYTPLKEFLSRWTAPKMGREPSMDEILITSGSSQVADLLTRATVDRGDYIVCEETSFLGNTINMYNQGANFLTIPCDENGMLVGKISDAVDQARAEGKKVKFIYTIPNFHNPLGCTLSLERRKELVAVAKKKGLLILEDDPYGCVRFEGDELPTLYSLDDAGLVLYAGSFSKILAPGTRVAWAIGPKDLIRTMTVFKQGVDTCTSVVAQALVYKYCQSGNLDAFLPKIVSHYRTKRDAMEAAFAKYLPKGEVEYITPKGGFFYWLTTPNIRAEDLFQRCLEKKVAFVCGAPFFPNGGGEHSFRMCFTFASPEETDRGIKAMGEAMRELLNEKG; from the coding sequence ATGTCCGATACGATCCAAGGCCTTTTGAGCCAGTCCGCCAAGGGAATAAAGCCGTCGCCCATAAGAGAAATGTTCCATCTGATAAGGAAACCGGGAATGATATCCTTCGCCGGAGGCATGCCCGACCCCGACATCTTCCCGGTGGAACAGTTCCACCAGGGAGCGGATATTCTACTGGAGGAAGGCCGAGACATCCTCCAGTATGGGGTCACGGAGGGCTACACCCCTCTCAAGGAATTCCTGTCCCGTTGGACCGCTCCAAAGATGGGCAGAGAGCCTTCGATGGACGAGATACTCATAACATCGGGCTCCAGCCAGGTAGCCGACCTCCTCACCAGGGCCACGGTGGACAGAGGAGACTACATCGTCTGCGAGGAGACTTCGTTCCTGGGCAACACCATAAACATGTACAACCAGGGGGCGAACTTCCTTACCATACCCTGCGACGAGAACGGAATGCTGGTAGGCAAAATATCCGACGCAGTGGACCAGGCCAGGGCGGAGGGCAAGAAGGTTAAGTTCATCTACACCATACCCAACTTCCACAACCCCCTGGGCTGCACCCTGTCGCTGGAGAGGAGGAAAGAGCTGGTCGCCGTCGCCAAGAAGAAGGGACTCTTAATCCTCGAGGACGACCCCTACGGCTGCGTCAGATTCGAGGGAGACGAACTGCCCACCCTCTACTCACTGGACGACGCCGGGTTGGTCCTCTACGCCGGGTCTTTCTCCAAGATACTGGCCCCTGGAACCAGGGTAGCCTGGGCGATAGGCCCCAAGGATCTCATAAGAACCATGACCGTATTCAAACAGGGCGTGGACACCTGCACCAGCGTGGTGGCCCAGGCGCTGGTCTACAAGTACTGCCAGTCGGGCAACCTCGACGCCTTTTTGCCCAAGATAGTGTCCCACTACAGGACGAAAAGAGACGCAATGGAAGCGGCTTTCGCAAAATATCTTCCCAAGGGAGAGGTCGAGTACATTACCCCCAAAGGAGGCTTCTTCTACTGGCTCACCACCCCCAACATAAGGGCGGAAGACCTCTTCCAGAGGTGTCTGGAGAAAAAGGTCGCCTTCGTATGCGGCGCACCGTTCTTCCCCAACGGAGGAGGCGAACACAGCTTCAGGATGTGCTTCACCTTCGCCTCGCCGGAGGAGACCGACCGAGGGATCAAGGCCATGGGAGAGGCCATGAGGGAGCTACTGAACGAGAAAGGGTAA
- a CDS encoding PLP-dependent aminotransferase family protein: MSTVWEDNYSYTARNVRPSPVREMLAVIKQPGMISFAGGMPAPEVFPVDKFYEGAHVLKDDGKNLLQYGTTEGYAPLKEFLASFTAERMGRTVETDEMLLTTGSQQALELFASALIDRGDFVVTENPSYLAALTTFYNHGAQFLGIPTDNEGMKVDLLPGVIEKARAEGKKVKFIYTIVNFHNPGGSTMSLERRKKLVEISQRFDIPIFEDDPYGYVRYEGDHLPSIFSFDDKGGTLYAGSFSKILAPGSRIGWVTGSKEIIRKMVVFKQAADLCSSPICQSLVYEYCRKGYLSEHLPVIIDTYRPKRDKMEECLQKYLAPYGISWVKPEGGFFFWLDMPGIDSRELFKKAVDKKVAFVVGTPFCVDEAAGIDKARLNFTFVQPDVIEDGISRLAEAIGEMKA, translated from the coding sequence TTGAGTACCGTTTGGGAGGACAACTACAGCTACACGGCGAGAAACGTTCGTCCCTCGCCGGTCAGAGAGATGCTGGCGGTCATAAAACAACCGGGAATGATCTCCTTTGCCGGCGGCATGCCAGCACCGGAGGTTTTCCCGGTGGACAAATTCTACGAGGGAGCTCACGTCCTCAAGGACGACGGCAAAAACCTCCTTCAATACGGCACGACCGAGGGCTACGCCCCTCTGAAGGAGTTCCTGGCATCTTTCACCGCCGAGAGGATGGGAAGGACCGTGGAAACCGACGAGATGCTTCTCACCACCGGATCCCAGCAGGCCCTGGAGCTCTTCGCCTCCGCCCTCATAGACAGAGGAGACTTCGTGGTAACGGAGAATCCCTCCTACCTGGCGGCTCTGACCACCTTCTACAACCACGGAGCCCAGTTTCTGGGCATCCCTACGGACAACGAGGGCATGAAGGTCGACCTGTTACCAGGTGTGATAGAGAAGGCCCGGGCCGAGGGCAAGAAAGTGAAGTTCATATACACTATAGTGAACTTCCATAACCCCGGCGGATCGACCATGAGCCTCGAGAGACGAAAGAAGCTGGTCGAGATATCCCAGCGGTTCGACATCCCCATATTCGAGGACGACCCCTACGGCTACGTCCGCTACGAGGGGGATCACCTCCCCTCCATCTTCTCCTTCGACGACAAGGGAGGGACCCTCTACGCCGGATCCTTTTCCAAGATATTGGCACCCGGGTCCAGGATCGGCTGGGTCACAGGCAGCAAAGAGATCATCCGCAAGATGGTGGTCTTCAAACAGGCCGCCGACCTCTGTTCGAGCCCCATATGCCAGTCTCTGGTCTACGAGTACTGCCGCAAGGGCTACCTCTCGGAGCACCTTCCGGTGATAATAGACACCTACCGCCCCAAGAGAGACAAGATGGAGGAATGTCTTCAGAAGTACCTGGCCCCCTACGGTATATCCTGGGTTAAACCCGAGGGAGGGTTCTTCTTCTGGCTCGACATGCCCGGCATCGACTCGAGGGAGCTCTTCAAGAAAGCGGTGGACAAGAAGGTCGCATTCGTGGTGGGAACCCCCTTCTGCGTGGACGAGGCGGCGGGAATAGACAAGGCGAGGCTCAACTTCACCTTCGTACAGCCCGATGTGATAGAGGACGGGATCTCCCGATTGGCCGAGGCCATAGGGGAGATGAAGGCCTAG
- a CDS encoding argininosuccinate synthase, with protein sequence MMEKKGKVVLAYSGGLDTSVAVCWLMERGYDVVTLTADVGQSVNLEEKKAKALKTGAVAAYVMDLKKQFVQEFVWPSLKANGMYQGTYPLSSALSRPLISQQLAWVAKNEGAVAVAHGCTGKGQDQVRFEVAIGALNPELEVIAPVRDWHFSREAEIEYAKEHGIEVGASVQSPYSIDENLWGRAIECGALEDPWNECPEDAFQISVAQEVAPDKPQNVEITFEKGVPVALDGVPMDGVSLILKLREIAGAHGVGRIDMLEDRLVGFKSREVYECPAAITLIAAHRALETMTLSKEVLAEKKRLEASFAELAYTGYWFSPLKEAIDAFVDKTQENVNGTVRVKLFKGMATVTGLKSLSSVYSHDLATYSEEDSFDHSAAVGFIKVWGLPLKTWKQAHKQDPEKNESISVSC encoded by the coding sequence ATGATGGAGAAAAAGGGAAAGGTGGTTCTGGCCTACAGCGGAGGGTTGGATACCTCCGTGGCGGTATGTTGGCTGATGGAGCGGGGATACGACGTGGTCACCTTGACCGCCGACGTGGGGCAGTCGGTCAATCTGGAGGAGAAGAAGGCCAAGGCCCTCAAGACCGGGGCTGTGGCGGCCTACGTCATGGACCTGAAAAAACAGTTCGTGCAGGAATTCGTTTGGCCCTCTCTCAAGGCCAACGGTATGTATCAGGGAACCTATCCCCTCAGCTCCGCACTGTCCAGGCCTCTTATCTCTCAGCAGCTTGCCTGGGTGGCGAAAAACGAGGGGGCTGTTGCCGTGGCCCACGGGTGTACCGGAAAGGGACAGGATCAGGTTCGTTTCGAGGTAGCCATAGGGGCTCTGAATCCGGAGTTGGAGGTCATAGCTCCCGTCAGGGACTGGCATTTCAGCCGCGAAGCGGAGATCGAGTACGCAAAGGAGCATGGCATAGAGGTCGGAGCCTCGGTCCAGTCTCCCTACAGCATAGACGAGAACCTATGGGGACGGGCTATAGAGTGCGGTGCCCTGGAGGATCCGTGGAACGAGTGTCCCGAGGACGCTTTTCAGATCTCGGTGGCCCAGGAGGTCGCTCCCGACAAACCCCAAAACGTGGAGATAACCTTTGAGAAAGGCGTTCCCGTGGCTTTGGACGGGGTTCCCATGGACGGTGTCTCCCTCATATTGAAGCTTCGGGAGATTGCCGGAGCCCACGGCGTGGGGCGGATCGATATGCTCGAGGATCGCTTGGTCGGCTTCAAGAGCCGCGAGGTCTACGAGTGTCCGGCGGCGATCACCCTTATTGCGGCTCACAGGGCCCTGGAGACGATGACCCTCTCCAAGGAGGTGCTGGCGGAGAAGAAGCGGCTTGAGGCTTCCTTCGCCGAACTCGCCTACACCGGTTACTGGTTCTCGCCTCTGAAGGAGGCCATAGATGCCTTTGTGGACAAGACCCAGGAAAACGTCAACGGCACGGTGAGGGTGAAGCTCTTCAAGGGTATGGCTACCGTTACGGGGCTCAAATCCCTCAGCTCGGTATATAGCCACGATCTGGCGACCTACTCGGAGGAGGATTCCTTCGATCACTCCGCCGCCGTAGGGTTCATAAAGGTATGGGGACTGCCTCTCAAGACCTGGAAGCAGGCTCATAAACAGGATCCGGAGAAAAACGAGTCTATTTCCGTCTCCTGCTGA
- the argH gene encoding argininosuccinate lyase: MWKGRFSQETDRKVQAFSQSLDLDWRLARWDIRGSLAHAEMLAKRDLISQEELEAIRSGFQEIIDEIERGDFTPDESLEDVHMNLEHRLTEKIGDAGARLHTGRSRNDQVGTTMRLYVKDVLCQVKAGMVDLMDALLDRAESHRETIVPGYTHLQQAQPVSMGHLWMAYFQAFSRDLKRLEFAMDEADECPLGCGALAGSTLPLDREYTAEALGFSRLCENSMDGVGQRDYIFDALSFSAMFAVHCSRMAEDLIIYSSAEFGWLKLPDAFCTGSSMMPQKKNPDVLELVRGRTGQMIGYLVDILVTLKGLPMTYDRDLQEDKRGLFSSFDVLSHVLGVLPSLVRAIEVDADKAAESFADGLALATDVAEYLVTRGIPFREAHHRVGSLVGWCVREDKSLFDLTLEDFEDFLGDVDENLLSLVDLEAAVVRRDTLGGTGFRQVSRQIEKGKKLLSRLN, from the coding sequence ATGTGGAAGGGCCGTTTTTCCCAGGAGACGGATCGCAAGGTCCAGGCCTTTTCCCAGTCGCTTGATCTGGACTGGAGGTTGGCCCGATGGGACATAAGAGGTAGTCTCGCCCATGCGGAGATGCTGGCTAAGCGGGACCTGATATCCCAGGAGGAGCTGGAAGCCATAAGGTCCGGGTTTCAGGAGATTATTGACGAGATTGAGAGGGGAGACTTCACCCCAGACGAGTCTCTAGAAGATGTCCACATGAATCTGGAACACCGTCTTACCGAGAAGATCGGCGACGCCGGAGCCAGGCTCCATACGGGACGGAGCAGAAACGATCAGGTAGGCACCACCATGAGGCTCTACGTGAAGGACGTTCTGTGCCAGGTCAAGGCCGGTATGGTCGATCTCATGGATGCCCTCCTGGACAGGGCCGAGTCTCATAGAGAGACCATCGTGCCCGGCTATACCCATCTACAGCAGGCCCAGCCGGTCAGTATGGGACATCTCTGGATGGCTTACTTTCAGGCTTTTTCCAGGGATCTCAAGAGGCTGGAGTTCGCCATGGACGAAGCGGATGAATGTCCTTTGGGGTGCGGAGCCCTTGCCGGTTCCACCCTTCCCCTGGATCGGGAGTACACGGCCGAGGCTCTGGGGTTCTCCAGGCTCTGCGAGAACAGCATGGACGGGGTGGGGCAGAGGGACTATATATTCGACGCCCTTAGCTTCTCCGCCATGTTCGCAGTACATTGCAGTCGCATGGCCGAGGACCTTATAATATATTCCAGCGCCGAGTTCGGCTGGCTTAAGCTTCCCGATGCCTTCTGCACCGGCTCGAGCATGATGCCTCAAAAGAAGAACCCCGATGTGCTGGAGCTCGTCAGGGGCCGTACCGGTCAGATGATAGGCTATCTTGTGGATATCCTGGTGACGCTAAAAGGGCTTCCAATGACCTATGACAGAGATCTACAGGAGGACAAGAGGGGACTTTTTTCCTCCTTCGACGTCCTCTCCCACGTTTTGGGGGTGCTTCCATCCCTGGTGAGGGCCATAGAGGTCGACGCAGACAAGGCGGCCGAGTCCTTCGCCGACGGATTGGCTCTGGCTACCGACGTCGCGGAGTATTTGGTGACCAGAGGGATTCCCTTCAGAGAGGCCCATCACAGGGTCGGAAGCCTGGTGGGATGGTGCGTCAGGGAGGATAAGAGCCTGTTCGATCTGACCCTTGAGGATTTCGAGGATTTTCTTGGCGACGTCGACGAAAACCTGCTCTCCCTGGTGGACCTGGAGGCCGCAGTCGTCAGGCGAGATACTCTGGGAGGAACGGGTTTTAGACAGGTTTCCAGACAGATCGAAAAGGGGAAAAAACTTCTCTCGAGATTGAACTGA
- the larA gene encoding nickel-dependent lactate racemase: MKEYTLKFGKGYEKFVLGEETLLGVLKSNPRDGAPSEEDAIRSALENPIASERLKDKVSPGEKVCIVICDITRAWQHTASYLPLLVEEIKAGGVEESDIFFLSATGTHRKQTEEEHSVLLGKLAGRFKVIDHISQDEESLEYVGTTSFGTPVKLNKSALEADHIVITGGIVYHFMAGWGGGRKAILPGIAGHETIMKNHALALKPLPDSGRNESCRSGNLEGNVIHMDMVEAASMVNPTFALNVILDGQGNIAWAVAGNWKEAHLEGTRIVDEVDRISITEKADLVVASAGGFPKDINLYQTSKTIINGLEAVKPGGTMIVLSACSEGFGHPEVRSMLMDFPDQNAREAELRRAFSIAKFVGYVIAEAALTCRFILVTEINQEELQGTGIIAVRSLEEGLSKAKPGEIRKPTAWLMPMGANTLPQLRI; encoded by the coding sequence ATGAAAGAATACACCCTTAAATTTGGCAAAGGATACGAAAAATTCGTCTTGGGAGAGGAAACTCTGTTAGGGGTCCTGAAAAGCAATCCCCGAGACGGAGCCCCTTCGGAGGAGGATGCCATAAGGTCCGCCCTGGAAAATCCCATAGCCAGCGAACGGTTGAAGGACAAGGTATCGCCGGGAGAGAAAGTATGCATAGTCATATGCGACATAACCAGGGCATGGCAGCATACCGCATCCTATCTTCCGCTACTTGTCGAAGAGATAAAAGCCGGAGGCGTAGAGGAAAGCGACATATTCTTCTTGAGTGCCACTGGAACCCACAGAAAACAGACCGAGGAGGAACATAGCGTACTTCTCGGAAAGCTGGCCGGACGTTTTAAGGTTATCGATCACATATCTCAAGACGAAGAATCACTCGAATATGTCGGTACCACTTCGTTCGGAACGCCTGTAAAATTGAACAAATCCGCTCTAGAAGCGGACCACATAGTGATAACCGGAGGCATCGTGTATCATTTTATGGCAGGATGGGGAGGAGGCAGAAAAGCCATTCTGCCGGGAATCGCCGGACATGAAACCATAATGAAAAACCACGCTCTGGCTCTCAAACCCCTTCCGGATTCGGGAAGAAACGAAAGCTGTCGAAGCGGTAACCTAGAGGGAAACGTCATACACATGGACATGGTAGAGGCCGCCTCGATGGTAAATCCCACATTCGCCCTCAACGTAATTCTCGACGGACAGGGAAACATCGCCTGGGCTGTGGCGGGGAACTGGAAAGAAGCCCATCTGGAGGGAACTAGAATCGTCGACGAGGTGGACCGAATCTCCATAACGGAAAAAGCCGATCTGGTGGTGGCTTCCGCGGGAGGTTTCCCCAAGGACATAAACCTATATCAGACCTCAAAAACCATAATAAACGGGCTGGAAGCGGTGAAACCAGGGGGAACGATGATAGTTCTCAGCGCCTGCTCCGAGGGATTCGGACATCCGGAAGTCCGATCTATGTTAATGGACTTTCCCGATCAAAACGCCAGAGAAGCCGAGCTGCGACGAGCCTTCTCCATCGCCAAATTCGTCGGGTACGTCATCGCAGAGGCGGCTTTGACATGTCGTTTCATCCTGGTAACCGAGATAAACCAGGAGGAACTTCAGGGGACCGGAATCATTGCCGTAAGATCTCTGGAAGAAGGGTTATCTAAAGCGAAACCAGGAGAGATAAGAAAACCGACCGCCTGGCTTATGCCGATGGGAGCAAATACCTTGCCCCAGTTAAGAATATAA
- a CDS encoding L-lactate permease: MEFVIAALPIGAIVIGMAGFDIPSKLMAPTAWAAAFFSGLTLFSTPLNELVRSSWLGVMDGVRIVWLIFAAFTLLQIMVESGAMDTIKTSLAGVTSDRRSMVLLLAIPFGTFLEGAAGAGSPAALAAPFLVGLGMNPVVAASACLIGNSVPVSWGGAGATTVVGAGKFVDFVQASAMTGRMAALEYLVLPILMIAFVFGAKAIKGIWKDVIAIGVIMGSANFMISNVFISVTELTSLIGGIFGTAAFSLWLMATKRTIDEIPEKFRLEKDDNVGKISPRKFALSITPYLILCAMLVTVRLSVPLGTLASFGGGYTVWVGTVIMISAAAASIILGANGKLRDSISVAFRKVLPALLAMSFLMAMVNCMRISGQISILAVTLSAAAGWLYPMTAVLIGQIGGFVTGTNLGSNLMFNPLHIEAAKTLGMNPMTVVAAQNTGGAIGNMICPNNIVAVCACVGILGKEGKVMRKTMIPSLILMFFLGILALLYTYKIYPV, translated from the coding sequence ATGGAATTCGTCATAGCAGCGTTACCCATAGGAGCCATAGTTATAGGAATGGCCGGATTCGACATTCCCTCGAAACTAATGGCTCCCACGGCCTGGGCAGCAGCGTTCTTCTCTGGCCTAACTTTGTTCTCCACCCCCTTGAACGAACTGGTCCGTTCCAGCTGGCTGGGAGTAATGGACGGCGTCAGGATAGTCTGGCTCATTTTCGCGGCTTTTACCCTGCTGCAGATCATGGTCGAGTCCGGCGCCATGGATACGATAAAAACCAGTCTGGCGGGAGTCACCTCCGACAGGAGATCGATGGTTCTGCTTCTAGCCATACCCTTTGGGACCTTTCTCGAGGGTGCAGCCGGAGCGGGATCGCCGGCCGCCCTGGCCGCACCCTTTCTCGTAGGACTCGGAATGAACCCTGTAGTAGCGGCTTCGGCCTGCCTGATAGGCAATTCCGTACCGGTAAGCTGGGGAGGTGCGGGAGCCACTACCGTAGTAGGAGCAGGCAAATTCGTGGATTTCGTTCAGGCTTCTGCAATGACCGGAAGGATGGCCGCCCTGGAATATCTCGTTCTTCCCATTCTGATGATAGCTTTCGTATTCGGAGCCAAAGCCATTAAAGGTATATGGAAAGACGTAATTGCGATAGGGGTGATAATGGGATCGGCCAACTTCATGATAAGCAATGTCTTCATATCCGTCACGGAACTCACCAGCCTCATCGGAGGGATCTTCGGCACCGCAGCTTTCAGCTTATGGCTCATGGCGACCAAGAGAACGATCGACGAAATCCCGGAGAAATTTCGGTTGGAGAAAGACGATAACGTAGGCAAAATATCCCCGAGAAAGTTCGCTCTCTCCATAACCCCCTATCTGATCCTCTGCGCCATGCTCGTAACGGTTAGACTCTCCGTCCCACTCGGAACTCTGGCCTCCTTCGGAGGAGGATACACCGTATGGGTCGGAACGGTAATAATGATCAGTGCGGCGGCGGCATCAATAATACTCGGAGCCAACGGCAAACTCAGGGACTCAATCTCAGTAGCTTTCAGAAAAGTTCTTCCAGCCCTTTTGGCCATGAGTTTTCTGATGGCCATGGTCAACTGCATGAGGATTTCCGGCCAAATCTCGATTCTCGCCGTGACCCTTAGCGCAGCGGCCGGATGGCTATATCCCATGACAGCAGTACTTATAGGACAGATCGGAGGCTTCGTAACAGGAACCAACCTAGGATCCAACCTGATGTTCAACCCCCTTCACATAGAAGCGGCCAAGACCTTGGGAATGAACCCCATGACAGTAGTCGCCGCCCAAAACACAGGCGGAGCCATAGGAAACATGATATGCCCCAACAACATAGTAGCGGTCTGCGCCTGCGTAGGGATTCTGGGAAAAGAGGGTAAAGTTATGAGAAAAACCATGATTCCATCTCTGATCCTCATGTTTTTTCTCGGAATACTGGCATTATTATACACATACAAGATCTACCCTGTTTAG
- a CDS encoding PLP-dependent aminotransferase family protein, which produces MKFAKRLEWCDSSDVGDILKALSDPEILSLAGGLPAPELFPIEEVKTATALVLDREGDKALQYSSAQGDPRLREMVARRMTDKYGTSAKAEEVLITNGSQQALDMAGKVFLEEGSVVLCESPTYLGALGAFKTYGAEFVGVETDSDGMIIEDLERKLKEIDDVRLVYVNPDFQNPTGIDWSVERRKAFAEVVGRYGVAAIEDNPYGELRFEGPCPPSIKSFDRAGVVISLGSFSKIFSPGMRVAWMIAAPEILSKFGDMKQNAILCSSTLHQAQIVAYNEMFDLDAHVERICKVYKKRMSVLIDSVREFFPKEAVVVPPAGGLFAWVELPEGVNAREVFKVAVEEHKVAFVPGGAFFAEPGHENYMRLNFSNVPEDRLKEGIRRLGAVLSQIM; this is translated from the coding sequence ATGAAATTTGCTAAAAGACTGGAATGGTGCGATTCCTCCGATGTGGGGGATATCCTAAAGGCTCTCTCCGATCCGGAGATCCTGTCCCTGGCCGGGGGGCTGCCCGCCCCGGAGCTTTTCCCCATAGAGGAGGTAAAGACCGCCACGGCCCTCGTGTTGGATCGAGAGGGTGATAAAGCGCTTCAGTATTCGTCGGCCCAGGGAGACCCCAGGTTGAGGGAGATGGTCGCCAGGAGGATGACCGATAAATACGGCACTTCGGCAAAGGCCGAGGAGGTACTCATAACCAACGGATCTCAGCAGGCTCTGGATATGGCGGGAAAGGTCTTTCTGGAGGAGGGGTCGGTCGTCCTGTGCGAGAGTCCCACTTATCTCGGGGCTCTTGGAGCCTTCAAGACCTACGGAGCCGAGTTCGTAGGGGTCGAGACCGACTCGGACGGCATGATAATAGAGGACCTTGAACGTAAGCTGAAGGAGATCGACGACGTTCGACTTGTCTACGTGAATCCCGATTTTCAGAATCCCACCGGGATAGACTGGTCGGTGGAGCGAAGGAAAGCCTTCGCCGAGGTGGTCGGTCGATACGGAGTAGCCGCCATAGAGGATAACCCTTACGGTGAGCTTCGTTTCGAGGGTCCCTGTCCGCCCTCGATAAAGAGCTTCGACCGGGCCGGCGTGGTGATCTCCCTGGGATCTTTCTCCAAGATATTCTCTCCCGGCATGAGGGTGGCCTGGATGATAGCGGCTCCTGAGATACTCTCCAAGTTCGGCGATATGAAACAAAACGCCATACTCTGTTCCTCTACGTTGCACCAGGCCCAGATAGTGGCCTACAACGAGATGTTCGATCTCGACGCTCACGTGGAGAGGATCTGCAAGGTCTATAAAAAGAGAATGTCGGTTCTGATAGATTCGGTTAGGGAGTTCTTCCCGAAGGAAGCCGTCGTCGTTCCCCCTGCCGGAGGCCTTTTCGCCTGGGTGGAGCTCCCCGAGGGAGTCAACGCCAGGGAGGTCTTCAAGGTGGCGGTGGAGGAGCATAAAGTGGCTTTCGTCCCGGGCGGAGCCTTTTTCGCCGAGCCGGGGCACGAGAACTACATGCGTCTCAACTTCTCCAATGTGCCGGAGGACAGGCTTAAAGAGGGCATCCGACGATTGGGAGCGGTTCTCTCTCAGATCATGTGA